One genomic segment of uncultured Fibrobacter sp. includes these proteins:
- a CDS encoding 4-hydroxybenzoate octaprenyltransferase — protein MLKKVLEFGHMVRFSHSLFAMPFAIGSMWVAAGGFRGMAAAEAVKMIALIVGCMVTARNSAMSFNRIADADIDAKNPRTAKRHLPAGRLSKASVIAFLAVNGVLFVLFAALLQPLAGLLALPVWLLLLSYSYWKRFSWLCHWFLGFAIGMSPLGAWIAIRGEFAIFPIFLLVILMLWMGGFDIIYATQDEEIDRQMGLHSVPARFGRKRALQIAFWSHVAMLALCVVFGVFWGMGIPWWVVTGLMTAAILYIHLFRKSDDLDAMNRDFFLANVAISVLVMAGLIVWICMGGDVNALY, from the coding sequence ATGCTGAAAAAGGTTCTTGAATTCGGGCACATGGTGCGCTTCAGTCATTCGCTTTTCGCGATGCCTTTTGCGATTGGCTCCATGTGGGTCGCGGCGGGCGGTTTCCGCGGCATGGCTGCCGCGGAGGCGGTCAAGATGATTGCGCTTATTGTGGGCTGTATGGTGACCGCCCGTAACAGCGCCATGAGCTTTAACCGCATTGCCGACGCCGATATCGATGCCAAGAACCCGCGTACCGCAAAGCGTCACCTGCCTGCAGGGCGCCTGAGCAAGGCGTCGGTAATCGCCTTCCTGGCCGTAAACGGAGTGCTTTTCGTGCTGTTTGCGGCGCTGTTACAACCGCTCGCCGGCTTGCTTGCATTGCCTGTGTGGCTCCTGTTGCTTTCTTATTCCTACTGGAAACGCTTTAGCTGGCTTTGCCATTGGTTCTTGGGCTTTGCGATAGGCATGAGCCCGCTTGGCGCCTGGATTGCCATTCGCGGCGAATTCGCTATATTCCCGATTTTCTTGCTCGTGATTCTAATGCTCTGGATGGGCGGCTTCGATATTATTTACGCGACCCAAGACGAAGAAATTGACCGCCAGATGGGACTGCATTCGGTGCCTGCCCGTTTTGGCCGTAAACGCGCCTTGCAGATTGCTTTCTGGAGCCATGTGGCTATGCTTGCCTTGTGCGTGGTTTTTGGCGTGTTCTGGGGCATGGGAATCCCTTGGTGGGTGGTAACGGGCCTAATGACTGCCGCAATCCTCTACATCCATTTATTCCGCAAATCCGATGACCTCGATGCCATGAATCGCGATTTCTTTTTGGCAAACGTCGCCATTAGCGTACTTGTGATGGCAGGACTCATCGTGTGGATCTGCATGGGAGGCGATGTCAATGCCCTTTACTAA
- a CDS encoding UbiX family flavin prenyltransferase, with protein MRFILGVTGASGAIYATRTAMHLKRLGHHVTALVTPPGRGVVAYEGQDELFDYVDEAPDVKNFFAECASGSADYAGMVVVPCSMGTIGRIAGGTSDNLLIRAADVCLKERRPLIVVPRETPYNLIHLDNMTRLTRQGGIVIPASPHFYDHPKTIEELVDTVVAKILMHLGAMRDAADIVKPWKGISIPKVVKQKTPSVKHLAKVRAKKK; from the coding sequence ATGAGGTTCATTTTGGGGGTGACCGGCGCGAGTGGCGCCATTTACGCGACAAGAACCGCGATGCATTTAAAACGCCTGGGGCACCATGTGACCGCCTTGGTGACGCCGCCGGGCAGGGGCGTGGTAGCCTACGAAGGCCAGGATGAATTGTTCGATTACGTGGACGAAGCCCCCGACGTGAAAAACTTCTTTGCCGAATGTGCGAGTGGTTCTGCCGACTATGCAGGCATGGTTGTGGTGCCCTGCTCCATGGGAACAATTGGCCGCATTGCTGGCGGAACGTCGGACAACTTGCTGATTCGTGCAGCCGATGTATGCCTCAAAGAACGCCGCCCTTTGATTGTGGTGCCGCGCGAGACTCCTTACAACTTGATCCACTTGGATAACATGACTCGCTTGACCCGCCAAGGCGGGATTGTGATTCCGGCGTCGCCGCATTTTTATGATCACCCGAAGACAATTGAAGAATTGGTAGATACCGTTGTCGCAAAGATCTTGATGCATCTGGGTGCGATGAGGGATGCTGCCGATATTGTGAAACCTTGGAAGGGAATTTCGATACCTAAGGTGGTAAAACAGAAGACGCCTTCTGTGAAGCACTTGGCCAAGGTGAGAGCGAAAAAGAAATAG
- a CDS encoding ubiquinone/menaquinone biosynthesis methyltransferase, whose translation MISPVRRMFDEIASRYDFLNHTLSCFQDILWRRSCCRELKKVKPGKRLLDLCGGTGDFAVTYEKFNGKPDVAVLGDFSYGMLKGAAGKTMTAIPVQLDAMKMPFGDASFDVVLNGFGMRNLPDAEGGLKESARVLSNGGYLQVLEFFSPRNAFNKFFYKRLAPLFIPVLGAFFSKREAYEYLVNSVLRFLPVADFVRLAESNGFELVHVKPCFFGVAYRVLLRRRT comes from the coding sequence GTTCGACGAGATTGCCAGTCGCTATGATTTTTTGAATCATACGCTCAGTTGCTTTCAGGACATTTTGTGGCGCCGCAGTTGCTGTCGCGAACTGAAAAAGGTAAAGCCCGGCAAACGTCTCTTGGATTTGTGCGGAGGCACGGGCGATTTTGCGGTCACTTACGAAAAATTCAATGGCAAGCCCGATGTCGCTGTTTTAGGCGATTTTTCTTATGGAATGTTGAAGGGCGCTGCAGGAAAGACGATGACGGCTATCCCCGTGCAGCTCGATGCCATGAAAATGCCTTTTGGCGACGCCTCGTTCGATGTGGTTCTGAACGGATTTGGAATGCGTAACTTGCCCGATGCCGAAGGCGGCTTGAAGGAATCTGCCCGCGTGCTCTCGAATGGGGGGTACTTGCAGGTGCTGGAATTCTTTTCGCCGAGGAATGCGTTCAACAAGTTTTTCTACAAGAGACTTGCACCGCTCTTTATTCCGGTGCTGGGGGCCTTTTTTAGCAAGCGGGAAGCTTACGAATATTTGGTGAATTCGGTGCTCCGTTTTTTGCCGGTTGCAGACTTTGTCAGGTTGGCGGAGTCGAACGGCTTTGAACTGGTGCATGTGAAGCCGTGCTTTTTCGGGGTGGCCTACCGCGTATTACTAAGGAGACGAACATGA